A window of Phytoactinopolyspora mesophila contains these coding sequences:
- a CDS encoding thiamine pyrophosphate-dependent enzyme, giving the protein MTATTTTRYTYADLPALMARMTGDEKHQPSATSTLDVLWTLYSRVLHVDPRNPEDPARDRFLLSKGHGPMAYYAVLAAHGFFPADWLDTFTGYGSKLGLHPDRALIPGVEISSGSLGHGLPMAVGLAMGLRTRRNPARTVVMTGDAEFDEGSNHEALVIAGAHELDLLTAVVIDNQSSTHGWPGGIARRFSVEGWATETVDGRDHDEIARALTGDHPQRPLAVVAVIEPKG; this is encoded by the coding sequence ATGACGGCCACAACCACCACCAGGTACACCTACGCCGACCTGCCGGCGTTGATGGCACGTATGACCGGCGACGAGAAGCACCAGCCCAGCGCGACGTCGACGCTGGACGTGCTCTGGACCTTGTACAGCCGGGTCCTCCACGTAGATCCGCGGAACCCAGAAGACCCCGCACGAGATCGTTTCCTCCTGTCGAAGGGTCACGGACCGATGGCGTACTACGCCGTCCTGGCAGCGCACGGATTCTTCCCCGCCGACTGGCTCGACACGTTCACCGGGTACGGATCCAAGCTGGGCCTGCATCCCGATCGGGCCCTCATTCCCGGCGTCGAGATCTCGAGCGGCTCTCTCGGACACGGCCTGCCGATGGCCGTTGGCCTCGCAATGGGACTCCGGACACGGCGAAACCCTGCCCGCACGGTGGTCATGACGGGTGATGCCGAGTTCGATGAAGGCAGCAACCATGAGGCCCTTGTCATCGCCGGCGCACACGAACTCGACCTACTCACCGCCGTGGTGATCGACAACCAGTCGTCGACGCACGGATGGCCGGGCGGGATCGCCCGCCGCTTCTCGGTCGAGGGCTGGGCCACCGAGACCGTCGACGGCAGGGACCACGACGAAATCGCCCGTGCACTGACCGGCGACCATCCACAACGCCCCCTGGCCGTCGTCGCCGTCATCGAGCCGAAAGGGTGA
- a CDS encoding transketolase family protein produces MRSRFAAVTSRLMDDHENIAVVLADISISHFAAAARRHPHRVVNVGIREQAMIGAAAGMALAGLRPIAHTYTPFLIERPFEQVKLDLGHQELGAILVSVGASYDETGYGYTHHAPGDVALLDTLPGWTVHIPGHPDEVESFLRIAALNNNRVYIRLSAHTNDKPHARPDGQFTLLRSGSGATVVAVGPMLERVLAATADLDVTVLYAPTVRPFDAATLRYVLAEPAVVLVEPYLRGTSASKVSEALSDLPHRLLALGTPEHTARLYGSPSDHDIEYGLDVAGLRARISSFAARSDAPSAVR; encoded by the coding sequence ATGCGTAGTCGCTTCGCCGCCGTCACCTCGCGCCTGATGGACGATCACGAGAACATCGCTGTTGTGCTGGCGGACATCTCGATCTCCCACTTCGCCGCGGCCGCGCGCCGCCATCCACACCGGGTGGTCAACGTCGGAATCCGCGAGCAGGCGATGATCGGCGCTGCGGCCGGGATGGCGCTCGCCGGCCTGCGGCCCATCGCCCACACCTACACGCCGTTCCTCATTGAACGCCCCTTCGAGCAGGTGAAGCTCGACCTCGGCCATCAGGAGCTCGGCGCCATCCTGGTCAGCGTCGGCGCCTCGTACGACGAGACCGGTTACGGGTACACCCACCATGCCCCAGGCGACGTCGCCCTGCTGGACACCCTGCCCGGCTGGACCGTGCACATCCCGGGGCATCCGGACGAGGTTGAGTCGTTCCTGCGCATAGCTGCCCTGAACAACAACCGGGTGTATATCCGCCTCTCCGCCCACACCAACGACAAGCCACATGCGCGCCCGGACGGCCAGTTCACCTTGCTGCGCAGCGGATCTGGCGCGACCGTGGTCGCGGTCGGGCCCATGCTGGAGCGAGTCCTGGCCGCGACGGCGGACTTGGATGTCACCGTCCTGTACGCCCCGACTGTTCGCCCGTTCGACGCGGCTACGCTGAGATACGTTCTGGCCGAGCCAGCCGTAGTGCTCGTCGAGCCGTATCTCCGTGGCACCTCAGCGTCCAAGGTGAGTGAGGCGCTGTCCGATCTACCACATCGGCTGCTGGCGCTTGGCACTCCTGAGCACACGGCCCGCCTCTACGGTTCGCCGTCCGACCACGACATCGAATACGGCCTTGATGTCGCGGGGCTCCGCGCGCGAATCAGCAGCTTCGCCGCACGCAGTGATGCCCCCAGCGCGGTACGGTAG
- a CDS encoding methyltransferase domain-containing protein encodes MAATHLDRWAQWLLHDRHGGDESSLRKQLEWLAPVRDKILTEASVGLDDIVLDVGCGEGLVGFGALPLVGDSGRVVFTEVSEKLLESCRNIASEIGVTPRCRFVRTPAETLAGIESGSVDVVTTRSVLIYVADKAAAFDSFRRVLRPGGRISLFEPINRRYLALNKDTLFGYDIRPVAEAAAKVRAVFESAAPPDGSMLGFDESDLLDFVERAGFEDITVRLELSSSSNTPYAGMPWSKLLATSPNPTAPTYGKAIAEALTDDEAAAFEAHLRPLVEESAPGRIRHSVAYVSARRP; translated from the coding sequence GTGGCGGCCACGCACCTCGACCGCTGGGCGCAGTGGCTCCTGCACGACCGCCACGGTGGCGACGAGTCCTCGTTGCGCAAGCAACTCGAGTGGCTCGCACCGGTGCGAGACAAGATCTTGACCGAGGCGTCAGTCGGCCTGGACGACATCGTCCTCGACGTCGGCTGCGGTGAGGGTTTAGTCGGATTCGGTGCGCTGCCCCTGGTCGGCGACAGTGGGCGGGTGGTGTTTACCGAAGTCTCGGAGAAGCTGCTGGAGAGCTGCCGCAACATCGCCTCGGAAATCGGCGTCACACCCCGTTGCAGGTTCGTCCGCACGCCAGCCGAGACGCTCGCCGGAATCGAATCAGGTTCTGTCGACGTCGTCACCACCCGCTCGGTTTTGATCTATGTAGCAGACAAAGCAGCGGCTTTCGACTCCTTCCGGCGAGTATTACGCCCAGGTGGACGGATCTCGCTCTTCGAGCCGATCAACCGCCGTTATCTGGCGCTGAACAAGGACACGCTGTTCGGCTACGACATCCGGCCCGTGGCGGAGGCGGCCGCCAAGGTCCGCGCCGTCTTCGAGAGCGCAGCGCCCCCGGACGGGTCCATGCTCGGATTCGACGAGAGCGACCTGCTCGACTTCGTGGAACGCGCCGGCTTCGAGGACATCACCGTGCGCCTCGAACTCTCGAGTAGCAGCAACACGCCGTACGCCGGCATGCCCTGGAGCAAGCTCCTTGCCACCAGCCCGAACCCCACCGCACCGACGTACGGCAAAGCCATCGCGGAAGCCCTCACAGACGACGAGGCCGCCGCCTTCGAGGCGCATCTGCGTCCACTTGTCGAGGAATCGGCCCCGGGACGGATCCGGCACTCGGTCGCCTACGTCTCAGCCCGCCGCCCCTAG
- a CDS encoding alpha/beta hydrolase family protein has translation MPNTAHHITGHAAGVPFVAFPPATAERSSAPVIVAWHMMDAPRTEAAFAAAMPLEGLDAWRIYLGLPMSGSRLPDGGFEEIMRLGFEDAVLNLQGPIVDQAAQEFSPVMAELRDRLGLSDGPLGVLGGSLGAAVALVVLAESSAKIDAAVLVSPLVQLRPAVEAMARQFGITYPWSPESSEVAERLDFVARAGDVVRPHQPAVLLVVGEDDDADAFAKPASALREALDGHGDVPGRTDLVTIAGMGHALAEEPGMEPAEQTPHAREVDRHAVEWLRRHLIGA, from the coding sequence ATGCCCAACACCGCACACCACATCACCGGTCATGCTGCCGGCGTCCCATTCGTGGCCTTCCCGCCCGCCACGGCCGAGCGGAGCTCGGCACCGGTCATCGTGGCGTGGCACATGATGGACGCACCACGGACCGAGGCCGCGTTTGCGGCGGCAATGCCGTTGGAGGGTCTCGACGCGTGGCGCATCTACCTGGGGTTGCCCATGAGCGGCTCGCGGCTGCCGGACGGCGGGTTCGAGGAGATCATGCGGCTTGGGTTCGAGGACGCCGTGCTCAACCTTCAAGGGCCGATCGTGGACCAAGCGGCCCAGGAGTTCTCGCCGGTGATGGCCGAACTCCGCGATCGGCTGGGTCTGAGCGACGGTCCGCTCGGCGTGCTCGGCGGGTCACTCGGAGCCGCCGTGGCGCTCGTGGTTCTCGCCGAGAGCAGCGCCAAGATCGACGCTGCGGTTCTGGTCAGCCCGTTGGTGCAACTTCGGCCGGCGGTGGAGGCGATGGCGCGGCAGTTCGGCATCACCTACCCGTGGTCGCCTGAGTCGTCGGAGGTTGCTGAGCGGCTGGATTTCGTGGCCCGGGCCGGGGACGTTGTGCGGCCGCATCAGCCGGCGGTGCTTCTCGTCGTCGGCGAGGACGACGACGCCGACGCTTTCGCCAAACCGGCCAGTGCGCTGCGCGAAGCGCTCGACGGTCATGGTGACGTACCCGGGCGTACCGATCTCGTCACCATCGCAGGTATGGGCCACGCGCTCGCGGAAGAGCCAGGCATGGAGCCTGCCGAGCAGACCCCGCACGCCAGGGAGGTCGACCGGCACGCTGTCGAATGGTTGCGCCGGCACCTGATCGGTGCGTAG
- a CDS encoding TetR/AcrR family transcriptional regulator — protein MSTPRTRGQRAGLTRQDVLTTAQQLISESGLDGLTMRSLARRLDVAPNALYSYVPNKTALIDGLLDEALATVDAPPPEAGTPADGLSAIMTSTYEVLLAHVDLVPLYLARQGARGPNARRLGDIMLSLLSAAGITDAAAHEAVRVLIVYTIGFAALATPPSLAVTSADTEVAGPHSETTPAGLPLSADELSANFATGLRWLLDGILAPTSR, from the coding sequence ATGAGCACACCGCGGACTCGTGGCCAGCGCGCCGGACTGACTCGCCAGGACGTCCTGACCACAGCGCAGCAACTGATCTCGGAAAGCGGCCTCGATGGGTTGACCATGCGTAGCCTCGCCCGCAGGCTCGACGTCGCCCCCAACGCGCTCTACAGCTACGTGCCGAACAAGACCGCGCTGATCGACGGCTTACTCGATGAGGCCCTTGCCACAGTAGACGCTCCACCCCCAGAGGCGGGCACACCGGCCGACGGGCTGTCAGCGATCATGACCTCGACGTACGAAGTTCTCCTCGCCCACGTTGACCTGGTACCGCTGTACTTGGCCCGACAAGGTGCTCGCGGCCCCAATGCGCGCCGCCTCGGCGACATCATGCTCAGCCTTCTGAGTGCCGCTGGAATCACCGACGCGGCCGCTCACGAGGCCGTGCGCGTACTGATCGTCTACACGATCGGGTTCGCCGCGCTGGCCACCCCGCCTTCCCTCGCCGTGACCAGCGCCGATACCGAAGTCGCGGGACCCCACTCAGAAACAACACCGGCCGGACTACCCCTGAGCGCCGACGAGCTCTCCGCCAACTTCGCCACCGGCCTTCGCTGGCTCCTGGACGGCATCCTCGCCCCCACCTCCCGGTGA
- a CDS encoding SLC13 family permease — MDLQLLAALVLGIATIVVLVLWTRLDAFVALLIAALVVGFVAGSPATDTLGSITTGFGNTMGSIGIVIGLGVAVGKILEVSGAADALARAFVKALGKGREPWAMAGTGGLVSIPVFCDSGYVIMNPLARSIARRKGAGYVTLALALGCGMTLTHHLVPPTPGPLAVAGIIGADLGGLILAGLVFTLLLMPIVVMYARWIGPQLEDQVVPEVRKAVYSSVTVTASGTSATTPSGGAAADAGTTADSADASAARPGSPAAVHDDEPVHALGEAPPGGKPHRMSAGLASLPLLVPLLLIVANTVTTAIDRNRQGVLAGDDEYEPSGIADVMAFIGSPVVALIIGILLAVYVLLPKWTTRTQVTGWLAQAASAAGLILLITGAGGALGQVLRDSGVGDELAEAIASWNLPGVLVPFLIASLVRIAQGSGTVAMITAASVSAPLVVGLGISPVVAALACCAGSMVFSYFNDSYFWVVTRFTGLDGMAAIKGWSGITTAVWLGSLPLLLIASAVL, encoded by the coding sequence GTGGATCTCCAACTGCTGGCGGCGCTTGTCCTCGGGATCGCAACGATCGTCGTGCTCGTGTTGTGGACCCGGCTGGACGCGTTCGTCGCCCTGCTCATCGCCGCGCTCGTGGTCGGTTTCGTCGCCGGCTCACCTGCCACCGACACCCTTGGCTCCATCACCACCGGTTTCGGCAACACCATGGGATCGATCGGCATCGTCATCGGTCTCGGTGTCGCGGTCGGCAAGATACTCGAAGTCTCCGGTGCCGCGGACGCGCTGGCCAGGGCGTTCGTCAAAGCACTCGGCAAGGGCCGAGAACCCTGGGCGATGGCCGGGACCGGCGGTCTCGTGTCCATCCCCGTCTTCTGCGACTCCGGCTACGTGATCATGAACCCGCTCGCCCGCTCCATCGCCCGCAGGAAAGGTGCCGGATACGTCACCCTGGCCCTCGCGCTCGGTTGCGGGATGACACTCACCCACCATCTCGTACCGCCGACGCCCGGTCCGCTGGCTGTCGCCGGGATCATCGGCGCGGACCTCGGTGGCCTCATCCTCGCCGGCCTCGTCTTCACCCTCCTGCTGATGCCGATCGTCGTGATGTACGCCCGCTGGATCGGCCCGCAGCTGGAAGACCAGGTTGTACCTGAGGTCCGCAAAGCGGTCTACAGCTCCGTCACCGTCACCGCCTCCGGAACGTCGGCTACGACGCCCTCGGGCGGTGCCGCGGCCGACGCCGGCACCACGGCAGACAGTGCGGATGCTTCGGCGGCTCGCCCGGGCAGTCCGGCGGCTGTCCACGACGACGAGCCCGTCCACGCACTCGGCGAGGCGCCGCCGGGAGGCAAGCCGCATCGGATGTCGGCGGGCCTGGCGTCACTTCCGCTACTCGTTCCGCTGTTGCTGATCGTCGCCAATACGGTCACCACCGCGATCGACCGGAACAGGCAGGGCGTACTGGCCGGTGACGACGAGTACGAACCGTCCGGCATCGCCGACGTGATGGCGTTCATCGGCAGCCCGGTCGTGGCGCTGATCATCGGCATCCTGCTGGCCGTGTACGTTCTGCTGCCGAAGTGGACCACCCGCACGCAGGTGACCGGATGGCTGGCACAGGCCGCGTCGGCCGCGGGTCTGATCCTGCTCATCACCGGCGCCGGCGGTGCGCTCGGGCAGGTGCTCCGGGATTCCGGTGTCGGCGATGAACTGGCCGAAGCCATCGCGTCGTGGAACCTCCCCGGCGTCCTCGTGCCGTTCCTGATCGCGTCGCTGGTCCGGATCGCCCAGGGCTCTGGAACCGTAGCGATGATCACCGCTGCCTCGGTCTCGGCGCCACTGGTCGTGGGGTTGGGCATCTCCCCCGTCGTCGCCGCATTGGCATGTTGCGCGGGGTCGATGGTCTTCAGCTATTTCAACGACTCCTACTTCTGGGTGGTCACCCGCTTCACCGGGCTCGACGGCATGGCGGCGATCAAGGGCTGGTCAGGCATCACCACAGCCGTGTGGCTCGGATCGCTGCCTCTCCTGCTGATCGCGAGTGCCGTTCTGTGA
- a CDS encoding four-carbon acid sugar kinase family protein, which translates to MTGNAVLVIADDLTGANATAAGFARDGLRAVTVGADQGAGVVAEFASRFDVVVVSTDARHANPADAAARVTETVRAGWPVKLVSNRIDSTLRGNVGATTEATLKAVAAESGRRAVALCMPAHPQAHRQTVEGAQLLDGVRLEDTELARDPRSPVHQSGIAEVLRHQADLRVTHLPLSLVTGPADAMRQAVREQLAGGADVIVADALTTDHLDRVARAAATAGDADTVWVSVDSGPGSVALASALGITRHAEGAPVLAVSGSATRLTREQLAKLCDELPVSVVRTVPGPEGPDVVPDVDATAAALDVALSTAGPDDVVLLATVLDEADVVDLDPGAAERIPAALARVVRRSLERHTVDGVFSTGGDITAALFAELAAHGLDVQEELVPLAVAGTFVGGPWAGLPVVTKGGLVGDADTTVACVQHLRRAAEASRRHVRTAQSRVSITTPIRRTT; encoded by the coding sequence GTGACAGGCAACGCGGTACTTGTCATCGCCGACGACCTCACCGGAGCGAACGCCACCGCCGCCGGGTTCGCGCGGGACGGCCTGCGGGCGGTGACGGTGGGTGCTGACCAGGGGGCTGGCGTCGTGGCCGAGTTCGCCTCGCGTTTCGATGTGGTGGTGGTCAGCACCGATGCCCGCCATGCCAATCCTGCCGACGCCGCTGCGCGGGTCACCGAGACGGTCCGCGCGGGCTGGCCGGTCAAGCTGGTCAGCAACCGGATCGACTCGACGTTGCGCGGCAATGTCGGCGCGACGACCGAGGCGACACTGAAAGCAGTCGCCGCCGAGTCCGGACGGCGCGCCGTCGCCCTGTGTATGCCGGCTCATCCGCAGGCGCACCGGCAGACCGTCGAAGGCGCTCAGCTTCTCGACGGTGTCCGGCTGGAAGACACCGAGCTCGCCCGCGACCCACGATCGCCTGTACACCAGTCCGGCATCGCGGAAGTGCTTCGTCATCAAGCTGATCTACGGGTGACGCATCTACCCCTGTCCTTGGTGACCGGGCCGGCCGACGCCATGCGCCAGGCCGTGCGCGAGCAACTTGCCGGTGGAGCCGACGTGATCGTCGCCGATGCCCTCACCACCGACCATCTCGACCGTGTCGCACGCGCAGCTGCCACGGCCGGAGACGCGGACACGGTGTGGGTCAGCGTTGACTCAGGGCCTGGATCGGTGGCTCTGGCCAGTGCGCTCGGCATCACGAGACACGCTGAAGGCGCTCCGGTGCTCGCCGTATCCGGCTCGGCCACCAGGCTGACCCGGGAACAGCTCGCCAAGCTGTGCGATGAGCTTCCGGTCAGCGTGGTCCGGACAGTGCCTGGGCCAGAGGGTCCAGATGTGGTGCCCGATGTAGATGCGACCGCGGCAGCCTTGGACGTCGCGCTGTCCACGGCCGGTCCGGACGACGTCGTACTTCTTGCGACCGTTCTCGACGAGGCCGACGTCGTCGATCTCGATCCCGGCGCCGCTGAACGTATACCCGCGGCGCTGGCCCGGGTGGTGCGGCGCTCGCTCGAACGTCACACAGTGGACGGCGTCTTCTCAACCGGCGGTGACATCACGGCCGCGCTGTTCGCAGAGCTGGCAGCTCACGGTCTCGACGTCCAGGAGGAACTCGTTCCGCTCGCCGTTGCTGGCACCTTCGTCGGCGGTCCATGGGCCGGACTACCAGTTGTCACCAAGGGAGGTCTGGTCGGCGACGCCGACACCACGGTGGCCTGCGTCCAGCACTTGCGGCGGGCCGCCGAGGCAAGCCGCAGACACGTGCGCACCGCGCAGTCACGCGTGTCCATCACCACCCCGATCAGGAGGACCACATGA
- the pdxA gene encoding 4-hydroxythreonine-4-phosphate dehydrogenase PdxA, producing the protein MSRPVLAVTLGDPVGIGPEITARTLAEVAGQDGHHGVAVGDAEALRRGVRASGLDVDVRQVSDFTIAPAGPGTIDVLDIDVLGSDVPDWGVVDGRAGRAAVVAIEVATRAAMAGEVAGIVTGPIHKEAIWAAGSKHLGHTEMLGELTGVTRQNTMFVVRNTAVDGHHLRIFFTTRHVSLRKALDQITKDTVTHAIKEAATALHVFGVDEPRLAVAALNPHGGENGAFGDEEIVHIAPACDRARAEGLAVSGPVPADSVFHQGLAGRFDGVLSHFHDQGHIAAKTYDFDGTISVTVGLPILRTSVDHGTAFDIAGTGQADHHTMLSAYLAAVDYSPYVPRIRSTYGG; encoded by the coding sequence ATGAGCCGACCCGTACTCGCCGTGACGCTGGGCGACCCCGTCGGAATCGGGCCGGAGATCACCGCCCGCACACTCGCCGAGGTCGCTGGTCAGGACGGGCACCACGGGGTAGCCGTCGGCGACGCCGAGGCGCTACGCAGAGGTGTGCGCGCATCCGGGCTGGACGTCGACGTGCGCCAAGTGAGCGACTTCACGATCGCGCCCGCCGGGCCCGGCACCATCGACGTCCTCGACATCGATGTCCTCGGTTCCGACGTTCCGGACTGGGGTGTGGTCGACGGACGCGCGGGCCGGGCCGCCGTCGTCGCTATCGAGGTCGCTACCCGGGCCGCCATGGCCGGAGAGGTGGCCGGCATCGTCACGGGCCCCATTCACAAGGAAGCCATCTGGGCAGCCGGCTCGAAGCATCTCGGGCACACGGAGATGCTCGGTGAGCTCACCGGAGTGACCCGACAGAACACGATGTTCGTCGTTCGGAATACCGCCGTCGACGGACATCACCTGAGAATCTTCTTCACCACCCGGCACGTCTCCCTGCGCAAGGCGCTCGACCAGATCACCAAGGACACCGTGACACACGCCATCAAGGAGGCCGCGACAGCCTTACATGTCTTCGGCGTGGACGAACCACGCCTGGCGGTGGCCGCCCTCAACCCACACGGCGGCGAGAACGGCGCATTCGGCGACGAAGAGATCGTGCACATCGCGCCAGCATGTGACCGCGCCCGAGCGGAGGGCTTGGCGGTGTCCGGCCCGGTCCCGGCTGATTCGGTGTTCCATCAAGGTCTGGCCGGCCGGTTCGACGGCGTGCTCTCCCATTTCCATGATCAAGGACACATCGCGGCAAAAACCTATGATTTCGACGGCACCATCTCGGTCACCGTCGGTTTGCCCATCTTGCGCACCTCGGTCGATCATGGCACTGCCTTCGACATCGCCGGGACCGGTCAGGCCGATCACCACACCATGCTCTCGGCCTACCTGGCTGCGGTCGACTACAGCCCGTACGTTCCGAGGATCCGTTCGACGTACGGCGGCTGA
- a CDS encoding DeoR family transcriptional regulator — MEARGVRRGTRERHKALLELLRQGTTHVEDLAATLSVSPSTVRRDLSRLTADRQVARTYGGAVVPEAFHERPIEESARVRLQAKAAIAAAARPMITAGTTVFIDAGTTCSALARIVADDDWRGDGPLVVTRGLETANTLASSKHVEVVILGGRVRKLSHGLVGPLTDLALDRLSFSVAFLGADAVDPRRGVGEPTLEETSVKERIAARALRVVVLADSSKLAAADDVPAWTNLRPGWTLITDADAPTDLADRCTAAGVTLVHAPTK, encoded by the coding sequence GTGGAGGCACGGGGTGTCCGGCGTGGCACAAGAGAACGACACAAGGCTCTGCTGGAGCTGCTACGGCAAGGAACCACCCACGTGGAGGATCTCGCCGCCACCCTGTCGGTGTCACCGTCCACGGTCCGGCGCGACCTCAGCCGGTTGACCGCCGATCGGCAAGTAGCACGCACATACGGCGGCGCGGTAGTGCCGGAGGCGTTCCACGAGCGGCCGATCGAGGAGAGTGCCCGGGTCCGGCTGCAGGCCAAGGCGGCGATCGCGGCCGCGGCGCGACCCATGATCACCGCGGGCACTACCGTCTTCATCGATGCCGGCACCACGTGCTCCGCCCTGGCCAGGATCGTTGCTGATGATGACTGGCGGGGCGACGGGCCCCTCGTCGTCACCCGTGGGCTGGAAACGGCCAACACGCTGGCGTCGTCGAAGCACGTCGAGGTGGTGATTCTCGGTGGCCGGGTACGCAAGCTCAGTCATGGCCTTGTCGGCCCGCTGACCGACCTCGCACTGGACCGGCTGTCGTTTTCGGTGGCGTTTCTCGGCGCCGACGCGGTGGATCCACGACGAGGCGTCGGTGAGCCCACCCTGGAGGAGACCTCGGTCAAGGAACGGATCGCCGCACGAGCGCTGCGAGTGGTGGTGCTGGCCGACTCGAGCAAACTCGCCGCCGCCGACGACGTCCCGGCCTGGACCAACCTGCGACCGGGTTGGACTTTGATCACCGATGCCGACGCCCCCACGGACCTCGCGGACAGGTGCACGGCCGCCGGGGTCACCCTCGTCCACGCCCCAACTAAATGA